From a single Rosa rugosa chromosome 7, drRosRugo1.1, whole genome shotgun sequence genomic region:
- the LOC133722669 gene encoding uncharacterized protein LOC133722669, producing MHEGDPFPIQDDPLQFNENAPLADNPELVADNQNLNLISDSDEDQMIDIEGEANVNQASSGIVKANSDSGNASGNESFAPALSTQLPSQDLSEDPMNQDISGPIFRSPRKRGRDSIEDSHAEPSHMHSPQ from the exons ATGCATGAGGGCGATCCCTTCCCTATTCAAGATGACCCTCTTCAGTTCAATGAGAATGCTCCCCTAGCAGATAACCCTGAGTTAGTGGCTGATAATCAAAATCTTAATCTAATTTCCGACTCTGATGAAGACCAAATGATTGACATTGAAGGG GAGGCTAATGTGAATCAAGCCTCTTCTGGCATTGTTAAAGCAAATTCTGACTCTGGTAATGCGTCTGGTAATGAGTCGTTTGCTCCTGCTCTTTCTACTCAGTTGCCTAGTCAAGATTTATCTGAAGACCCCATGAATCAGGACATCTCTGGTCCAATTTTTAGAAGTCCTCGGAAGAGAGGCAGAGATTCCATTGAAGACTCTCATGCAGAACCTTCTCATATGCATAGTCCACAATGA